The Dehalococcoidia bacterium genomic sequence CCGGTGCGCTCGCCGCGCCCGCTGGTCCGTCCGCTCGGGGATGCAGGCGGGAATCCCCCGCCGCCGGAGCAGCCGCCGGGTGCTGGGGTGGCTGTACGCCTTATCCGCCAGCAGCCGCTCCGGCCGTCGGCGTGGCTGGCCCGTCCCGCCTGGCTTCGGCACGCAGATGCCATCCAGCACCGGCCCCAGCTGCGGGTTGTCGCCCCACTGCCCCGGCGTCACGACGATGGCGAGCGGCCGGCCCTTGCCATCGCACGCCAGGTGGATCTTCGTCGTCAGCCCGCCGCGGCTGCGGCCGAGTCCCTCCTGCGGTACCGGCGCCGGGGTCCCTTTTTTTCGTCCGCCTTGGCCAGGCGCTTCCTCGCCCCGGCGGCATGCTGGTGGGCACGGATACTCGTGCTGTCGATGCTCACCTCCCAGACGATTTCGCCCACGGCGTCGCTCTTGGTCTGGGCGTGCTGCAAGAGCCGGTCCCAGGTGCCGTCCCGCCGCCAGCGCACGAAGCGGTCGTAGCAGGTCTGCCACGGGCCGTACCGCTCCGGCAGGTCGCGCCACGGGGCGCCGGTGCGCAGCTTCCAGAGGATGCCGTTGATCACCCGCCGGTGGTCCCGCCACTGCTTGCCCCGCGTCCCATTGCCTGGCAGGAGCGGCGCAAGCACCGCCCACGCTGCGTCCGTCAGTTCTCCCCGCCCGACCATGCCCAGCTCCTGTGGTGTGCACACCCTCCTGCACAGGATACCGGGCAACGGGTCCATTCATCAGACAGACCCTA encodes the following:
- a CDS encoding IS5 family transposase (programmed frameshift), whose amino-acid sequence is MVGRGELTDAAWAVLAPLLPGNGTRGKQWRDHRRVINGILWKLRTGAPWRDLPERYGPWQTCYDRFVRWRRDGTWDRLLQHAQTKSDAVGEIVWEVSIDSTSIRAHQHAAGARKRLAKADEKKGPRRRLPQEGLGRSRGGLTTKIHLACDGKGRPLAIVVTPGQWGDNPQLGPVLDGICVPKPGGTGQPRRRPERLLADKAYSHPSTRRLLRRRGIPACIPERTDQRARRAHRPGRKPAFDRETYRRRNVVECCHNRLKQFRALATRYDKRGWNYRAMVVIAALLLWLPK